One Thermostichus vulcanus str. 'Rupite' DNA segment encodes these proteins:
- a CDS encoding DUF2949 domain-containing protein — MSLFNETSLEQQLLAQGIIDQRQLALARKVQRQQMGPLLMILLQLQFIDLDQMSGLISGC; from the coding sequence ATGTCTCTGTTCAACGAAACCTCCCTGGAGCAGCAGTTGCTGGCGCAGGGCATTATCGATCAAAGACAGCTGGCTTTGGCGAGAAAGGTACAACGACAACAGATGGGGCCATTGTTGATGATATTGCTACAGCTCCAGTTCATTGATCTTGACCAGATGAGTGGACTGATCAGCGGTTGTTAG
- a CDS encoding response regulator has protein sequence MKLLLVEDEASLATAIVEALSADYYVVDIARDGQEAQDYLEVYPYDLLMLDVGLPDQNGIDLCRDLRTQGYTQPILLLTAHNHSETKVEGLDAGADDYLVKPFEMTELAARIRALLRRGQIAQQPILSWGELRLDPSSCEVSFADLPLHLTPKEYALLELFLRNPQRVFSQSAILDHLWTYEDPPGTDTVRAHVKGLRHKLKSAAAPDIIETVYGLGYRLKAPPEDLTTPAESNPSHPEPEEQPNQSSKQQRTQQALAKTWQRYRTQHWQRLNTLEDLVSQLSGEISQNPELEITRHEAEGEAHKLAGSLGTFGFSQGSELARQIEEQLHKKPLSGSQLKHLRKTITALRQAFESFDATHANLPVIAAYWSKATSSPFQSLATEHGFKIRPIPNLDALNHPQDFTPSPSAWIIDLDEIPEMDPIINLIHFKQPHISYPPTSLILLTERTDLTTRVETSRLGKHILLQKPLSFNEILITLKTQLDRQTTTNSKDSALKSLKRAKILVVDDDESMLSALEELLDPWGLEVYTLSEPKDFLKQLNYLNPELLILDIEMPKFSGIELCQVVRNDPDWSWIPVLFLTAHTDSQIVEQVFSVGGDDFVSKPIVGPELITRVFNRLERTELLRRVWQKNLPKA, from the coding sequence GTGAAGCTCCTTTTGGTCGAAGATGAAGCCAGCTTGGCCACTGCTATTGTCGAGGCCCTCAGCGCAGATTACTACGTGGTGGATATTGCCCGTGATGGTCAAGAGGCTCAAGATTACCTGGAGGTCTACCCCTACGACCTGTTGATGTTGGATGTCGGTCTTCCCGACCAAAACGGTATTGATCTCTGCCGAGACTTGCGCACCCAAGGTTATACCCAGCCGATCCTGCTCTTAACTGCCCACAACCACAGCGAGACGAAAGTGGAAGGGTTGGATGCTGGGGCCGACGATTACCTGGTCAAGCCCTTTGAAATGACAGAATTGGCTGCCCGCATTCGTGCCCTTCTCCGACGAGGTCAAATTGCCCAACAACCGATTTTGAGCTGGGGAGAGCTACGGTTGGATCCCAGTAGTTGTGAAGTTAGCTTTGCCGATCTCCCTCTTCACCTTACCCCCAAAGAATACGCCCTACTAGAACTTTTTCTGCGCAATCCTCAGCGAGTATTTAGCCAAAGTGCCATCCTCGATCATCTCTGGACCTATGAAGATCCCCCAGGGACAGATACCGTGCGTGCCCATGTTAAAGGCTTACGCCACAAATTAAAGTCAGCCGCTGCACCCGACATCATCGAAACAGTCTATGGCTTGGGGTATCGCCTCAAAGCTCCACCAGAAGATCTGACCACACCTGCAGAGTCAAACCCTTCTCATCCTGAACCAGAGGAGCAGCCCAATCAAAGTTCCAAACAGCAACGCACCCAACAGGCCCTAGCCAAGACTTGGCAACGGTATCGTACCCAGCACTGGCAACGGTTAAACACTCTGGAAGATCTTGTTTCTCAGCTCTCTGGCGAGATCAGCCAGAATCCCGAATTAGAAATCACTCGTCATGAAGCCGAAGGAGAAGCTCACAAATTGGCAGGTTCTTTGGGTACTTTTGGTTTTAGTCAAGGCTCGGAGCTGGCTCGCCAGATCGAAGAGCAATTACACAAGAAACCACTCAGTGGATCCCAACTTAAACACTTAAGAAAAACAATAACAGCCCTTAGGCAAGCCTTTGAGTCATTTGACGCTACTCATGCCAATCTCCCTGTAATTGCAGCCTATTGGAGCAAAGCCACATCTTCTCCTTTCCAAAGCTTGGCAACAGAACATGGCTTTAAGATCAGACCGATTCCAAACCTTGATGCTCTAAATCATCCACAGGACTTTACCCCCTCACCCTCTGCTTGGATCATTGACCTAGATGAGATCCCAGAGATGGATCCCATAATCAATCTCATCCACTTCAAACAGCCCCACATCTCATATCCTCCCACCTCCCTAATTTTGCTAACAGAGAGAACTGACCTAACCACACGGGTTGAAACCTCCCGCCTTGGGAAACATATCCTCCTACAGAAGCCTCTCTCCTTTAATGAAATACTGATTACACTTAAAACTCAACTGGATCGACAAACAACTACAAATAGCAAAGACTCTGCTCTCAAGAGCCTCAAGAGAGCCAAAATTCTGGTTGTTGATGACGATGAATCTATGCTGTCTGCTCTAGAGGAGCTGTTGGATCCCTGGGGTTTAGAAGTCTATACTCTCTCTGAGCCAAAAGACTTTTTGAAACAACTCAATTACCTCAACCCTGAGCTTCTAATCCTCGACATAGAGATGCCCAAATTCAGTGGGATTGAACTTTGCCAGGTTGTACGTAATGACCCAGATTGGAGTTGGATCCCAGTACTCTTCCTCACCGCCCACACAGACTCTCAAATTGTTGAACAGGTCTTTTCGGTAGGAGGAGATGATTTTGTTAGTAAACCTATCGTTGGCCCGGAACTCATCACTCGTGTTTTCAACCGTCTAGAGCGCACAGAACTTCTACGACGAGTTTGGCAAAAGAACCTTCCAAAAGCCTAA